From a region of the Eublepharis macularius isolate TG4126 chromosome 7, MPM_Emac_v1.0, whole genome shotgun sequence genome:
- the NAPG gene encoding gamma-soluble NSF attachment protein isoform X1 — MAAQKINEGLEHIAKAEKYLKTGFLKWKPDYDSAATEYSKAAVAFKNAKQFDQAKEAYLREAASHENNKALFHAAKAYEQAGMMLKEMQKHYEAVELIEKASMMYLENGTPDTAAIALDRAGKVIENINPSKAIQLYQQTASVFENEERLRQSVEMYGKASRLLVRGRRLDEATASLQKEKSIYKDIENYPTCYKKTIAQVLVHLHRNDYVAAEKCVRESYSIPGFRESEDCAALEQLLEGYDQQDQDQVSDVCNSPLFKYMDNDYAKLALSLSVRGGGIKKKSPIAPQGKAEGSVVTSSHENEEDDEYAGGLC; from the exons ATGGCTGCCCAGAAAATCAACGAAGGCTTGGAGCACATCGCTAAAGCGGAGAAATA tcttaaaactggatttttaaaatggaaaccaGACTATGATAGTGCAGCAACTGAATATTCAAAGGCTG CTGTTGCTTTCAAAAATGCCAAACAGTTTGATCAGGCAAAGGAAGCATATTTGAGAGAAGCTGCCTCCCATGAAAACAATAAAGC TCTCTTCCATGCTGCCAA GGCTTATGAACAAGCTGGTATGATGTTAAAG GAAATGCAAAAACATTATGAAGCGGTAGAATTGATAGAGAAAGCCAGTATGATGTACCTGGAGAATGGGACACCTGACACAGCAGCTATCGCTTTAGATCGGGCTGGAAA GGTAATAGAAAATATAAATCCAAGCAAGGCAATTCAGCTATATCAACAGACAGCATCAGTATTTGAA AATGAAGAACGGTTACGACAGTCAGTTGAAATGTATGGAAAGGCTTCAAGACTTCTGGTCAGAGGTCGGAG GCTGGATGAAGCTACAGCTTCGCTGCAGAAGGAGAAGAGTATTTATAAAGATATTGAAAACTATCCAACATGTTACAAG AAAACTATTGCTCAGGTCTTAGTTCATCTTCACAGAAATGACTACGTTGCTGCGGAGAAGTGTGTCAGGGAAAGCTATAG caTACCAGGTTTCAGGGAAAGTGAAGACTGTGCAGCCCTAGAGCAGCTTCTAGAAGGGTACGATCAGCAAGATCAAGATCAAGTATCTGATGTCTGCAATTCGCCACTCTTTAAGTACATGGACAATGAT TATGCCAAGCTTGCTCTGTCCCTGAGCGTCCGTGGAGGAGGCATAAAGAAGAAATCCCCAATAGCTCCACAGGGCAAAGCAGAAGGATCAGTAGTAACATCTTCTCATGAAAATGAGGAAGATGATGAATATGCAGGCGGACTTTGCTAA
- the NAPG gene encoding gamma-soluble NSF attachment protein isoform X2, translating to MMLKEMQKHYEAVELIEKASMMYLENGTPDTAAIALDRAGKVIENINPSKAIQLYQQTASVFENEERLRQSVEMYGKASRLLVRGRRLDEATASLQKEKSIYKDIENYPTCYKKTIAQVLVHLHRNDYVAAEKCVRESYSIPGFRESEDCAALEQLLEGYDQQDQDQVSDVCNSPLFKYMDNDYAKLALSLSVRGGGIKKKSPIAPQGKAEGSVVTSSHENEEDDEYAGGLC from the exons ATGATGTTAAAG GAAATGCAAAAACATTATGAAGCGGTAGAATTGATAGAGAAAGCCAGTATGATGTACCTGGAGAATGGGACACCTGACACAGCAGCTATCGCTTTAGATCGGGCTGGAAA GGTAATAGAAAATATAAATCCAAGCAAGGCAATTCAGCTATATCAACAGACAGCATCAGTATTTGAA AATGAAGAACGGTTACGACAGTCAGTTGAAATGTATGGAAAGGCTTCAAGACTTCTGGTCAGAGGTCGGAG GCTGGATGAAGCTACAGCTTCGCTGCAGAAGGAGAAGAGTATTTATAAAGATATTGAAAACTATCCAACATGTTACAAG AAAACTATTGCTCAGGTCTTAGTTCATCTTCACAGAAATGACTACGTTGCTGCGGAGAAGTGTGTCAGGGAAAGCTATAG caTACCAGGTTTCAGGGAAAGTGAAGACTGTGCAGCCCTAGAGCAGCTTCTAGAAGGGTACGATCAGCAAGATCAAGATCAAGTATCTGATGTCTGCAATTCGCCACTCTTTAAGTACATGGACAATGAT TATGCCAAGCTTGCTCTGTCCCTGAGCGTCCGTGGAGGAGGCATAAAGAAGAAATCCCCAATAGCTCCACAGGGCAAAGCAGAAGGATCAGTAGTAACATCTTCTCATGAAAATGAGGAAGATGATGAATATGCAGGCGGACTTTGCTAA